A section of the Streptomyces sp. NBC_00178 genome encodes:
- a CDS encoding ATP-binding SpoIIE family protein phosphatase — MTEHPTSHEGRQPLAARPQERARPRQQEGPPAVAATAAIPGPSPVPGAAAQSAVPGPATAESAASAADAQAAARREGDRLRFVGAATRRIARGIDLDEIVLGLCRASVPTFSDAILVYLRDPLPVGDERPVTPFVLRLRRTDRLRNADEESESGPEGERLRLPVTDPQAGLMPAADLCEIQAGGALAEVLRGVRPVFGDSAAARVALPELLGAGRAVPTGHRAILAPLRGRRRVIGAAVFLRGTDRAPFEANDLLVAAQLATHTALGIDKAVLYGREAYIADELQRTMLPDSLPQPTGVRLASRYLPAAETARVGGDWYDAIPLPGSRVALVVGDVMGHSMTSAAIMGQLRTTAQTLAGLDLPPQEVLHHLDEQAQRLGSDRMATCMYAVYDPVAHRITIANAGHPPPVLLHLGGRAEVLRVPPGAPIGVGGVDFEAVELDAPAGATLLLYTDGLVESRMRDVWTGIEILRERLAATAQLTGPDHSPPLEALCDDVLDMLGPGDRDDDIALLAARFDGIAPSDVAYWFLEPEDAAPGRARRLARRALSRWGLDDISDEVELLVSEVVTNAVRYAERPVTLRLLRTDILRCEVGDDAPQLPRQRRARETDEGGRGLFLVNRLARRWGATRLSTGKVVWFEMATP; from the coding sequence GTGACGGAGCATCCCACCTCCCACGAAGGCCGGCAGCCGCTCGCTGCCCGGCCGCAGGAGCGCGCCCGGCCCCGGCAGCAGGAGGGCCCGCCGGCCGTCGCCGCCACCGCCGCGATCCCCGGCCCTTCCCCGGTCCCCGGAGCGGCGGCCCAGAGCGCCGTGCCGGGGCCCGCGACCGCGGAGTCCGCGGCGTCGGCCGCCGACGCCCAGGCCGCCGCCCGCCGCGAGGGTGACCGGCTGCGCTTCGTCGGTGCCGCGACCCGGCGGATCGCCCGGGGCATAGACCTCGACGAGATCGTGCTCGGACTCTGCAGGGCGAGTGTGCCCACGTTCTCCGACGCCATACTCGTCTACCTTCGCGATCCGCTCCCGGTGGGCGACGAGCGGCCCGTCACGCCGTTCGTGCTGCGGCTGCGGCGCACCGACCGGCTGCGGAACGCCGACGAGGAGAGCGAGAGCGGACCGGAGGGCGAGCGGCTGCGGCTGCCGGTGACCGACCCGCAGGCCGGGCTGATGCCGGCGGCCGACCTCTGCGAGATCCAGGCGGGCGGCGCGCTCGCCGAGGTGCTGCGCGGGGTGCGGCCGGTCTTCGGCGACTCGGCGGCCGCCCGCGTCGCCCTGCCCGAACTGCTGGGCGCGGGGCGGGCGGTGCCCACCGGGCACCGGGCGATCCTGGCCCCTCTGCGCGGCCGCCGCCGGGTGATCGGCGCGGCCGTGTTCCTGCGCGGCACGGACCGCGCGCCGTTCGAGGCCAACGACCTCCTGGTCGCGGCCCAGCTGGCGACGCACACCGCGCTGGGCATCGACAAGGCCGTGCTGTACGGCCGCGAGGCGTATATCGCCGACGAGCTCCAGCGCACGATGCTGCCGGACTCCCTGCCCCAGCCCACCGGCGTGCGCCTGGCGTCGCGTTACCTCCCGGCCGCCGAGACGGCACGGGTGGGCGGCGACTGGTACGACGCGATCCCGCTGCCCGGCAGCAGGGTCGCGCTGGTCGTCGGCGACGTGATGGGCCACTCCATGACGTCCGCGGCGATCATGGGCCAGCTGCGTACCACCGCGCAGACCCTCGCCGGTCTCGACCTGCCGCCGCAGGAGGTGCTGCACCACCTGGACGAGCAGGCGCAGCGGCTCGGCAGCGACCGCATGGCGACCTGCATGTACGCGGTCTACGACCCCGTCGCGCACCGGATCACCATCGCCAACGCCGGCCACCCGCCGCCCGTGCTGCTCCACCTGGGCGGCCGGGCCGAGGTGCTGAGGGTCCCCCCGGGGGCGCCCATCGGCGTCGGCGGGGTCGACTTCGAGGCCGTCGAGCTGGACGCGCCGGCCGGCGCCACGCTGCTCCTGTACACGGACGGTCTGGTGGAGTCCCGGATGCGGGACGTGTGGACGGGCATCGAGATACTGCGGGAGCGGCTCGCGGCCACCGCGCAGCTGACCGGTCCGGACCACTCGCCGCCGCTGGAGGCGCTCTGCGACGACGTGCTGGACATGCTCGGTCCGGGTGACCGGGACGACGACATCGCGCTGCTGGCCGCCCGGTTCGACGGGATCGCGCCGAGCGACGTCGCCTACTGGTTCCTGGAGCCGGAGGACGCGGCGCCCGGCCGGGCCCGCAGGCTGGCGCGCAGGGCCCTGAGCCGCTGGGGCCTGGACGACATCTCCGACGAGGTGGAGCTCCTGGTCAGCGAGGTGGTCACCAACGCCGTGCGGTACGCGGAACGTCCGGTGACGCTGCGGCTGCTGCGTACGGACATCCTGCGCTGCGAGGTCGGGGACGACGCCCCGCAGCTGCCCAGGCAGCGGCGCGCCCGGGAGACCGACGAGGGCGGGCGCGGGCTCTTCCTGGTGAACCGGCTGGCCAGGCGGTGGGGGGCGACCCGGCTCTCCACGGGCAAGGTCGTGTGGTTCGAGATGGCCACTCCCTGA
- the fomD gene encoding cytidylyl-2-hydroxypropylphosphonate hydrolase: protein MTTTEAGTGAGTGAGAGDGGRWAPGDRILWRYRDNGHPGGGGGAGGVHICRPVTVVQDTDELLAVWMASGTECVRPVLADGTQVHAEPLATRYTRPRTTVRSRWFGSGVLKLARPGDPWSVWLFWDRGWLFRNWYVNLEEPRSRWSGGVDSQDHFLDISVRPDHSWEWLDEDEFAQAQRVGLMDAPTARRVREAGLAAVEVIQHWGAPFSDGWEHWRPDPRWKVPPLPDDWDRTPAPSTS from the coding sequence ATGACGACGACGGAAGCGGGTACGGGAGCAGGCACCGGGGCAGGTGCGGGGGACGGCGGACGCTGGGCTCCGGGGGACCGGATCCTCTGGCGCTACCGGGACAACGGGCACCCGGGCGGGGGCGGAGGCGCCGGCGGCGTGCACATCTGCCGGCCGGTGACCGTCGTGCAGGACACGGACGAGCTGCTCGCCGTGTGGATGGCGTCCGGCACCGAATGCGTGAGACCGGTGCTCGCCGACGGCACCCAGGTGCACGCCGAGCCGCTCGCCACGCGCTACACGCGCCCGCGCACGACCGTGCGCTCCCGGTGGTTCGGCTCCGGCGTGCTCAAGCTCGCCCGGCCGGGTGACCCCTGGTCCGTCTGGCTGTTCTGGGACCGCGGCTGGCTGTTCCGCAACTGGTACGTCAACCTGGAGGAGCCCCGGTCACGCTGGTCCGGGGGAGTCGACTCGCAGGACCATTTCCTCGACATCTCGGTGCGGCCCGACCACAGTTGGGAGTGGCTCGACGAGGACGAGTTCGCCCAGGCCCAGCGGGTCGGCCTGATGGACGCGCCCACGGCCCGGCGGGTGCGCGAGGCCGGTCTCGCGGCCGTCGAGGTGATCCAGCACTGGGGCGCGCCGTTCAGCGACGGCTGGGAGCACTGGCGGCCCGACCCGCGCTGGAAGGTCCCGCCGCTGCCCGATGACTGGGACCGCACCCCCGCGCCCAGCACGTCGTGA